A genomic window from Coleofasciculaceae cyanobacterium includes:
- a CDS encoding GAF domain-containing protein: MLQYEYSQLLSDLSWQKTGQAIVDGVGQLLNIDIAILHLNKLQSQAEQYFFYQKFSAEVSQIELDLLKLTVTPGSEFGLNNLIINHQYEAHKSQLQVKSYQACMQAKIRSTVSISLFSQNNLFASLTIHRLQEFDCWQEQEVEAVKMMANQASLLISQMLASEKLQELAHRETTINRITATIRSSLEPPVMFATIAQELGEALKVDGCTLSLWAQSDRFVKCVGLYNPHEPQKIIQDSSDWQQATTSSVPITENPILQALLFKKRTINLSDLEQQKELARYELPWHSKARALMIVPLIVEEKIIGSITLRQSDASRNWSQSEIDLAEAVASHAAIAIDQVLTHQQVKELAQRETTINRITATIRSSLEPPVMFATIARELGEALKVDGCTLSLWTQSARFVKCVGLYNPQEPQKIIQDSPDWQQATTSSVPINKNPILQALLFTKKTVKSSDLEQQQNLARYELPWHSKARALMIVPLLVENEIIGSITLRQSDASRNWSQSEIDLAEAVASHAAIAVQQAKLYQTTKKQAQQLQIKEQKVRKLNYYLTESVLKRFLPEAIVNKAATGKLSLDLTPEPRRITVLFCDLVGFTNLSSQLGVLPLAEILNEYLEAMSKAVFDRGGTVDKFIGDGVMAMFGAPEDLTCPEQATRAIATAKTMYFYLEKLNQRWQAKALKNSGKIPLLKMRCGIHQGKAVVGMFGGGQRKDYTAVGKVVNIAARLQSVASPNTILISEAVVNSLGNKVNWQSGRNFKLKGIDRDFRAFTIKIKND; the protein is encoded by the coding sequence ATGCTTCAATATGAATACAGCCAGCTATTAAGTGATTTGTCTTGGCAAAAGACAGGTCAAGCCATCGTTGATGGAGTTGGTCAGTTGCTTAACATCGATATTGCTATATTACATCTTAATAAATTGCAGTCTCAAGCCGAACAGTACTTCTTCTATCAAAAATTTAGCGCAGAAGTCTCTCAGATAGAGCTAGATTTACTCAAATTAACAGTCACACCTGGTTCTGAATTTGGTTTAAACAACTTAATCATTAATCATCAGTATGAGGCTCACAAATCTCAGCTTCAGGTTAAGAGCTATCAGGCTTGTATGCAGGCTAAAATACGCTCTACCGTATCTATCTCTTTATTTTCGCAGAATAATCTATTTGCTTCTTTGACTATACATCGCCTCCAAGAGTTTGATTGTTGGCAAGAACAGGAGGTAGAAGCAGTCAAAATGATGGCAAATCAGGCGAGTCTACTTATTTCTCAAATGCTAGCCAGCGAGAAGCTACAGGAATTAGCTCATCGAGAAACGACGATCAATCGCATTACCGCGACGATTCGCTCTAGCTTAGAGCCGCCAGTGATGTTTGCCACCATAGCCCAAGAGTTAGGAGAAGCGTTAAAAGTGGACGGCTGTACTCTGTCTCTATGGGCACAAAGCGATCGCTTTGTCAAGTGCGTCGGCTTGTACAATCCCCATGAACCTCAAAAAATTATTCAAGATTCATCCGACTGGCAACAAGCTACTACCTCCAGTGTTCCCATTACCGAAAATCCCATTCTTCAGGCTCTTTTGTTTAAAAAAAGAACGATTAATTTATCAGATTTAGAACAGCAAAAAGAACTGGCTCGCTATGAGCTTCCCTGGCACTCTAAAGCCAGAGCGTTAATGATCGTACCGCTAATTGTCGAAGAGAAAATTATTGGTAGTATTACCCTCAGACAGTCGGATGCGTCTCGTAACTGGAGTCAGTCAGAAATTGATTTGGCTGAAGCCGTTGCTTCCCACGCTGCGATCGCTATCGATCAAGTTTTAACTCATCAACAAGTAAAAGAATTAGCTCAAAGAGAAACGACGATCAATCGCATCACCGCTACCATTCGCTCTAGTCTAGAGCCACCAGTAATGTTTGCCACTATAGCTCGGGAATTAGGGGAAGCGTTAAAAGTAGACGGCTGTACTCTGTCTCTGTGGACACAAAGCGCTCGCTTTGTCAAGTGCGTCGGTTTATACAATCCTCAGGAACCTCAAAAAATTATTCAAGATTCTCCCGACTGGCAACAGGCTACTACTTCCAGCGTTCCTATTAACAAAAATCCGATACTTCAGGCTCTTTTATTTACTAAAAAAACCGTCAAATCTTCAGACCTAGAACAGCAGCAAAATTTGGCTCGCTATGAGCTTCCCTGGCACTCTAAAGCCAGAGCGTTAATGATCGTACCATTGCTGGTAGAAAATGAGATTATTGGTAGTATTACCCTCAGACAGTCGGATGCGTCTCGTAACTGGAGTCAGTCAGAAATTGATTTGGCTGAAGCCGTTGCTTCCCACGCTGCGATCGCCGTACAGCAGGCAAAACTATATCAAACTACCAAAAAACAAGCACAGCAGCTTCAAATTAAAGAACAAAAAGTTAGAAAGCTAAATTATTATCTTACGGAGTCGGTATTAAAACGATTTCTACCTGAGGCAATTGTTAATAAGGCTGCTACGGGAAAACTTTCTTTAGATCTAACCCCTGAACCACGACGAATTACGGTCTTATTCTGCGATTTAGTCGGCTTCACCAATTTATCTAGTCAGCTGGGAGTACTGCCTTTAGCCGAAATACTTAACGAGTATTTAGAAGCAATGAGTAAAGCCGTGTTTGATCGCGGTGGTACGGTAGACAAATTTATTGGCGATGGCGTAATGGCAATGTTTGGCGCACCTGAAGATTTGACTTGTCCCGAACAAGCAACCAGAGCGATCGCGACTGCCAAAACTATGTATTTCTATCTGGAAAAGTTAAATCAACGTTGGCAAGCCAAAGCTTTGAAAAACAGCGGTAAAATTCCCCTACTGAAAATGCGCTGTGGAATTCATCAGGGTAAGGCGGTAGTGGGCATGTTTGGTGGCGGACAAAGAAAAGACTATACCGCCGTAGGTAAAGTAGTTAATATTGCAGCTCGTTTACAGAGCGTTGCTTCTCCTAACACTATCCTGATCTCAGAAGCTGTAGTTAATTCTTTAGGAAACAAAGTTAATTGGCAATCAGGACGAAATTTTAAGCTTAAAGGTATTGATCGCGATTTTCGGGCATTTACGATTAAAATCAAAAATGATTAG
- a CDS encoding dienelactone hydrolase family protein, which produces MIATESEFLISRSPLFFVDQIQKPLLIGRANDPRVKQAESEQIVNAMRQADKPVEYALYTDGHGFACPENRLHFYAVAVEGMNQQE; this is translated from the coding sequence ATTATAGCAACAGAATCAGAATTTTTAATATCGCGATCGCCCTTATTTTTTGTAGACCAAATTCAAAAACCTCTATTAATCGGACGAGCTAACGATCCTCGCGTCAAACAGGCTGAGAGCGAACAAATAGTTAACGCCATGCGTCAAGCGGATAAACCAGTTGAATATGCGCTTTATACTGATGGACATGGTTTTGCTTGTCCTGAGAACCGTTTGCACTTTTATGCTGTAGCAGTGGAAGGTATGAACCAGCAGGAGTAA
- a CDS encoding GNAT family N-acetyltransferase, with translation MVEQIKSQYSLSWITQIAEIPQSDWDELAKPLNTPFLEWEWLNNIEVSGSATARTGWQPCHLAVWRNNQLIGAAPLYIKGHSYGEFVFDHQWADLSHRLGIEYYPKLLGMTPFTPAVGYRFLIAPGEDEEMITELMVAAIDNFCDRNRLSGCNFLFVDPDWQKIMTRNGFHSWLHHGYIWFNRNFQSFDDYLKMFNSNQRKNIKRERKAVAQAGLYTKTYVGSEIPLHLYSYIYRFYSSTCNKFYWGSKYLTRQFFEQLHPNYSARILLVVAYTEQDDQTPVGMSFCLHKGENLYGRYWGCHEEYDCLHFETCYYKPIEWAIANGIKMYDPGAGGRHKKRRGFPATANYSLHRFSNRRMAKLLNNYMGEVNRMEQAEITAINNNLPFNKQEITFNLD, from the coding sequence ATGGTTGAGCAGATTAAATCTCAATATTCTCTATCTTGGATTACTCAAATTGCCGAAATTCCTCAATCAGACTGGGATGAATTGGCAAAACCCCTAAACACGCCATTTTTAGAATGGGAATGGCTCAATAACATTGAAGTTTCTGGTAGTGCAACGGCTCGCACTGGATGGCAACCTTGCCATTTAGCAGTATGGCGCAATAATCAGCTAATTGGAGCAGCACCGTTATATATTAAAGGACATAGCTATGGCGAATTTGTCTTTGACCATCAGTGGGCAGATTTATCTCATCGTTTAGGCATAGAATACTATCCTAAATTATTGGGCATGACTCCTTTTACGCCAGCAGTAGGATATCGCTTTTTAATCGCTCCTGGAGAAGATGAAGAGATGATTACCGAACTTATGGTGGCAGCAATTGATAATTTTTGCGATCGCAATCGTCTTTCAGGCTGCAATTTTTTATTTGTCGATCCTGATTGGCAAAAAATAATGACAAGAAATGGTTTTCATAGCTGGCTGCATCATGGCTACATCTGGTTTAATCGCAATTTTCAAAGCTTTGATGACTATCTCAAAATGTTTAATAGTAATCAGCGCAAAAATATTAAACGAGAGAGAAAAGCCGTAGCGCAAGCTGGTTTATATACTAAAACCTACGTTGGTTCAGAGATTCCGCTGCATTTATACTCTTATATTTATCGATTTTATAGTAGTACCTGTAATAAATTTTATTGGGGTAGTAAATACCTAACTCGCCAGTTTTTTGAACAACTTCATCCTAACTATAGCGCTCGCATCTTACTAGTAGTAGCATACACAGAACAAGACGACCAGACCCCGGTGGGAATGTCTTTTTGCCTCCATAAAGGCGAAAATTTATATGGTCGCTATTGGGGTTGCCATGAGGAATATGATTGTTTGCACTTTGAAACTTGCTACTATAAGCCAATTGAATGGGCAATAGCTAATGGGATAAAAATGTACGATCCTGGTGCGGGAGGCAGACATAAAAAACGACGTGGATTTCCTGCCACCGCAAATTATAGTTTACATCGCTTCTCTAACCGCCGTATGGCTAAATTGTTAAACAATTACATGGGTGAGGTTAATCGGATGGAGCAAGCTGAAATCACAGCGATCAATAACAATTTGCCTTTTAATAAACAGGAAATTACCTTCAATTTAGATTAG
- a CDS encoding iron ABC transporter permease, with protein sequence MNVKFDLIPFPASKIMQRFALNSWTLLVLAIALIIAAPILFVFSSVFTKSGAIWQHLAATVLQDYIINSCWLMLLVGTGVCLIGVGTAWLVTMCRFWGSRWLQWFLLLPLAAPAYLLAYAYTEMLDYFGPVQTGLRNLFGWTSVQEYWFPEVRSLWGAALMLLLVLYPYVYLLARVAFLEQSVCTIEASRSLGCNPWRSFFTVALPLARPAIIAGLALALMETLNDLGTVEYFGVNTFTTGIYRTWLGMGERAAAAQLAAFLMIFVLILIVLERRSRNAAQYYDRSSSIKRLTPFELNPWRSFWALLACLFPVSFGFIIPGLYLLQLTINNLDTAFNDDFWQLAQHSFILASITALAAMFISLLMAYGERLKPNWLMKTAVRIAAMGYAIPGSVIAVGVLIPVAGLDNIIDRWMRSTFNISTGLLLSGTIASLIFAYLVRFLAVAFGSVESSLNKIAPSLDDASRSLGYGSTSTLWKVHTPLMSGGLLTAAMLVFVDVMKELPATLVIRPFNFDTLGIRVYQYASDERLAEAAAPALAIVLVGIIPVVLLSWRITRSR encoded by the coding sequence GTGAACGTAAAATTTGATTTGATTCCCTTTCCAGCCAGCAAAATAATGCAGCGTTTTGCTTTAAATAGTTGGACGTTATTAGTATTGGCGATCGCTTTAATAATTGCCGCTCCCATACTATTCGTTTTCAGCAGCGTTTTTACTAAATCTGGTGCTATTTGGCAACATTTAGCTGCTACGGTCTTACAAGATTACATTATTAACTCTTGCTGGCTGATGCTCCTAGTTGGTACAGGAGTCTGTCTAATCGGAGTGGGAACAGCTTGGTTAGTAACGATGTGTCGTTTTTGGGGCAGTAGATGGTTACAATGGTTCTTACTTCTGCCTTTAGCCGCTCCTGCTTATCTTCTTGCTTACGCCTATACTGAAATGCTGGATTACTTTGGACCAGTACAGACAGGATTAAGAAACTTGTTTGGCTGGACCAGCGTTCAAGAATATTGGTTTCCCGAAGTTCGTTCTCTGTGGGGAGCGGCGCTTATGTTACTACTTGTGTTGTATCCGTATGTTTATTTATTAGCACGGGTAGCATTTCTCGAACAGTCGGTATGTACCATTGAGGCAAGTCGCTCTTTAGGCTGCAACCCCTGGCGAAGTTTTTTTACCGTAGCTTTACCCTTGGCAAGACCAGCAATTATAGCGGGTTTGGCTTTGGCATTGATGGAAACCCTGAATGATTTGGGAACAGTAGAGTATTTTGGGGTAAATACCTTTACTACAGGAATTTACCGTACCTGGCTGGGGATGGGGGAGAGAGCAGCAGCAGCTCAGTTAGCAGCTTTTCTGATGATATTTGTATTAATTTTAATCGTGTTGGAGCGGCGATCGCGTAACGCAGCTCAGTATTACGATCGCTCTAGCTCAATCAAAAGATTAACTCCCTTTGAGCTAAATCCTTGGCGCAGTTTCTGGGCATTGCTTGCCTGTCTGTTTCCCGTGAGCTTCGGATTTATCATTCCTGGGCTTTATTTATTGCAGTTAACCATAAACAACTTAGATACTGCTTTTAACGACGATTTTTGGCAATTGGCGCAGCACAGCTTTATTTTAGCTAGTATAACGGCGCTCGCTGCTATGTTCATTTCGTTACTTATGGCTTATGGAGAGAGGTTGAAACCCAACTGGCTAATGAAAACGGCGGTAAGAATTGCTGCTATGGGTTACGCCATTCCTGGCTCAGTAATTGCCGTTGGAGTATTGATTCCCGTAGCTGGACTAGACAATATCATCGATCGCTGGATGCGTTCTACCTTTAATATTTCCACGGGACTATTGCTTTCAGGAACGATCGCATCGCTAATTTTTGCTTATCTAGTACGTTTTTTGGCCGTAGCCTTTGGTTCGGTAGAATCTAGCTTAAATAAAATTGCTCCTAGTTTAGATGATGCTTCTCGCAGCCTAGGATATGGCTCAACCAGTACCCTATGGAAAGTTCATACTCCTCTGATGTCTGGAGGATTGCTAACTGCGGCAATGTTGGTTTTCGTGGATGTAATGAAAGAGCTTCCAGCAACCTTGGTCATTCGGCCATTTAACTTCGACACCTTAGGTATTCGAGTCTACCAATATGCTTCGGATGAAAGACTGGCTGAAGCTGCTGCACCTGCTTTAGCAATTGTTCTAGTCGGCATAATTCCTGTAGTTTTGCTCAGTTGGCGTATTACTCGTTCGCGTTAA
- a CDS encoding prolyl oligopeptidase family serine peptidase, whose amino-acid sequence MVSRSKDIAERNKIAIMGGSYGGYATLVGLTFTPEVFACGVDIVGPSNLVTLMQSIPPLLEADDGNVSTSGR is encoded by the coding sequence TTGGTTAGTCGATCAAAAGATATTGCCGAGCGAAATAAAATCGCGATTATGGGAGGATCTTATGGTGGTTATGCCACTCTAGTCGGTTTGACCTTTACTCCCGAAGTATTTGCTTGTGGGGTAGATATTGTCGGACCGAGTAACTTAGTGACCCTGATGCAAAGTATCCCCCCCCTACTGGAAGCCGATGATGGCAATGTTTCAACATCGGGTAGGTAA